TTCCGAAACTTCTTTCTTTTTCTCTTGGTGCACTTTTTGTTTTTTATAAAGGTAAAAGAGGAGAAGAGAAGATCCCACTTTCAGATCAGAAAGAGCTTATCGAGCTATTTCAATCTCTTTGGGAAAAAAGCAATAGTAAGAAGAGCATTCAGCATCTTGTGAGCACCGTTCTTTCGCTAGAAGAACATTGGGGCGAAGATTTAAGCGAAATCCCTGGATTAGTAAATGCTGTAGAGAGTGCGATTTTGCAAATTGAAGAAGCTGGTATGGAGAACGCCCTAAAAAAACTTTTTCATTTATCAACAACATAAAAGGAGTCGAGAAAATGAAAAACATAATTAAAATTCATGAAGCTGATAATGTAGCTGTTGCGTTAAGAAGTTTTCGTGATAAAGAAAAAATTACGGTTGCAGGAGATGAAGTAGAAGTTAAAGGCGGAATAAAAAGCGGACATAAGATTGCGCTAACAGATATTGCCCAAGGAGAAAATATTATCAAATATGGAGCTCCTATTGGGCATGCAACAGAGAGTATTGCAAAAGGAGAATGGATACACACTCATAACACGAAAACAAATTTAAGCGACAAAATAGAATATACATTTCAACAAAATCTAATACACAATACAGGAGTGAAAGAGCATAGAACTTTTAAAGGGTATCGGCGTAAAGATGGAAATGTAGGTATCCGTAATGAGCTATGGATTGTTCCGACAGTTGGATGTGTAAATGGAATTGGGGAACGCATGATTAAAGAATTTGAGCTTGAAGTAGGTCCTAATAACCCATTTGATAATATGATGGTTTTAAAACATAACTATGGCTGCTCACAGCTTGGGGATGATCATGTAAATACACGCACTATTCTCACCAAAATGGTTAAGCATCCGAATGCAGCAGGAGTTCTCGTTTTAGGCCTTGGCTGCGAGAATAATGGTTTAGAAGATTTTAAGGAGGCGCTTGGTTCTTTCGATGAAAATCGGATCAAATTTTTACGTTCACAGGATGTAGAAGATGAAATTGAAGAAGGAGTAAAACTGCTAAAGGAAATTAGTGCAGCTGCTAGCAATGATAGACGGGAAGAGGTACCGTTAAGCGAGCTTAAAGTTGGCCTAAAGTGTGGAGGATCTGATGGTTTGTCTGGTATTACAGCTAACCCGCTTCTTGGCCGATTTTCTGACTGGCTCATTGCACAGGGAGGAACAAGTGTCCTTACAGAAGTCCCAGAAATGTTTGGCGCCGAAACATTATTGATGGAGCGAGCTAAAAATGAAGAAGTATTTCATAAAATCGTTGATTTAATTAATGACTTTAAATCATATTTTCTCGCTCATAACCAGCCAATTTATGAAAATCCTTCTCCCGGAAATAAAGAAGGTGGAATTACAACGCTTGAAGATAAATCGCTTGGGTGCACACAAAAAGCAGGAATTTCGCCTGTTGTAGATGTGTTGAAATATGGAGAGTCTTTGGAAGCTAAAGGTTTAAATCTTTTAAGTGCTCCTGGAAATGACCTTGTTGCTTCAACAGCTCTTGGCGCATCAGGGTGTCAAATCGTACTTTTTACAACAGGAAGAGGCACTCCTTTTGGTACCTTTGTTCCAACAATGAAGATATCAACAAATACATCGATTTATGAAAAGAAGAAGCACTGGATTGATTTTAATGCCGGAACACTTGTTGAAGAAGAAAATGAAGAAACTTCTTTAGACCGTTTTATTACGTATATTACTTCTGTTGCAAACGGAGAACTTGTGAACAATGAAAAGAACAGCTTCCGGGAAATAGCAATTTTTAAGTCAGGTGTTACGCTTTAGAAGAAAGGGGAATGAAGAGTGAAAAAGTATGCCATTTGTGGAGTAAGTAACAGAGCATTAGGAATGTTTATTAAACCAATGTTAACAACCTTTTCAGATCATAAGATTGTTAGTTTATTAGACCATGATGAAGCAAGGTTTGATGCCTGTAAAAAAAGATTTCCAACTCTTGCTATGACTCCTGTTTATTTTCCAGAGGAGTTTCAGATGATGGTAGAACGGGAGAAGCCTGATGCAGTGATTGTAGCAGGGAGAGATGATACACATGTTGATTATATTATGAAAGCTTTAGAAAACAATCTTGATGTGGTTACGGAAAAACCAATGGTTACGACAGCGGAAGATGCAAGAAAAGTAATGGAAGCGGAGAAAAACAGCGAAGGTTCTGTAAAGGTGACGTTTAACTATCGATATAACCCATATCATCGTAAAATTAAGGAAATGATTTTAGATGGAAAACTAGGAAGAATCACTTCTGTTGATTTGAATTGGTATATTGATACGTATCATGGTGCAAGTTATTTTAAACGTTGGAATAGATATCGCGAACGTTCAGGGGGGCTTTCTATTCACAAGTCAACACACCACTTTGATCTTGTTAACTGGTGGCTTAACGATGTGCCCGAGGAAGTTTTTGCATATGGAAGTCTTCATTACTATGGAGAGGAAGGAGAATGGAATCCATTAAGAGAGAGCGGTCGTTATTGTGGTACTTGTCATGTGAAAGATCGATGTCACTATTATCAGAGATGGAACAATAGAAGTGAAAGTAGAACAGTTCACGATGATCATCTGCAACAGGATATGATGAATGGCAATCAAGCTATGTATACAAACTATCGTCCTGACGCTTGTATTTTTGATGATGACATTGAAATTGAAGATACGTATGCAGCTACGATTAAATATAAAAAAGGAGCTCTCTTAAGCTACTCCATTAATTTTTCGCTTCCATATGAAGGATATCGTCTTGCTATTAATGGAACAAAAGGAAGAATTGAGACAATGGAATATCATGAGCCAAGTCGAATTCCATTTCAATTTCCAAAACAGAAAATTGATTATTTTCCACTGTTTGGGGCAAAAGAAAGCATTGAAGTTGTAGAAACCGAAGGAGGACATGGAGGTGGAGATCCACTTCTTTTAGAAGAGCTTTTTTTAGGAAGAGATCCGTTGCGAAATTACGATATTTTAGCAGGAACAGAAGCAGGTGCCTATTCTATTGCAGTAGGAGAAGGGGTATGGCGTTCAGTCCAAGAAAAACGTCCAATCTCAATTGAAAGTTTGCTAAATTGTAAAGAAAAAAGTAGAAAATAAAATATGAATCCGCTTTCAGAAATGTGTTGTATTATTCCAGAGAACACATTATAATGAAAACATAAAAGATTAACGTTAACATTAGAAAAATTTTTATGATAATAAACAAAAAACAGAAAGGAGGACGGGATAGAAAAGACTTTGGCATATAAGTGAGCGTGAAGTTTAAGCTAAGAAGTTTGAAATTATAAAAAAGAGAAGAAAACTTCTTAGCTTTGCAAGTTAGCAACCCCTAAAATGTTAACGTTAACATTTTAGGAGAGTAGAGATAGATAATGATTTTAAGGAAAAGTCGCGCAATAAAAAAAGCAAGAGAAATTAGTGGGTAAATTCTCTTGCAAACACAGTCTGTCATTTTTAATAAATTCATAGACATACCATTATTGAAACATAAATTGCGATCTATGACAAACAAAAACTCGTGTTTCTTTATCGGTGCTGTAAAGAAGGGGAGATTTTCGTGCAGAGAAAAATAGGGTTAAGCCATCAACTTGCTTATGGAAGTGCGAATTTACTTGGAAGTGGGGCATTAGCCATCAGTGGAGCATGGCTCATGTATTTTTATACCACCTTCTGTGGGTTGTCAATTATTCAAGCCGCAGCTATCTTTTCTATCGCAAGCGTTGTAGATGCTGTAAGTAATCCAGTTATGGGTTTTATTACGGATAATTTTCATAAAACAAGGTTAGGAAAACGATTTGGAAGAAGAAAGTTTTTTATTCTTTTAGGTATACCACTTATGCTTGTTTATCCAATGCTATGGGTAGAAGGATTTGGATTTTGGTATTATCTATTAACCTATATTTTGTTTGAATTAATCTATACATCTGTTATGGTGCCATATGAAACAATTGCAGCTGAAATGACAACAGATTTTGGTCTTCGTTCAAAGTTAACAGGTTTTAAAGCCATCTTTGGGAAAATAGCAAACTTTCTTGCTGCTTTTATTCCGGGACGTTTTATTGCTGAATATGGGCAAGATTCACCATTACCCTTTTTTTACACAGGTCTTCTCTATGGAGGGATTATGGTTATCGCCCTTATCAGTCTCTATATCTTTTCATGGGAGCGCTCAGCAAATGAGATTAAAGATGAACGTACGGGATCCTTATGGGAATCATTGAAAAAGCTTTTTATTGATATGATATCAACATTTAGAGTTCGTACGTTTCGTCATCATCTAGGAATGTACTTGTTTGGATTTGGAGCAGAGTGGTTGTTTGCTTCTGCTTTTACGTATTTCATTGTTTTTGGTCTTGGTCAGAGTTCTGAACTTGTTTCTAACTTATTAAGCTTCAGCTCAATCATGCAGCTTATCTCAACCGCTTTCTTTATTTGGCTTTGTGTGAAAATGGGATTTGCACGTCCATTTCGAATTGCTTTGAATGTTGTTATATTAAGTGTTATTGGCTATACAGCTCTCTATTTTACAGGTTCAGAAAACCTTGTCATTCTTCTGTTTGCAATCACGATGTTCTTTGGCTTAGGAACAGGAGGAGTGTTCTACATTCCATGGAACGTATATACATTCTTAGCTGACGTTGACGAAGCTGTGACAGGCAGAAGACGTGAAGGTCTTTATGCTGGTGTAATGACGTTTGCAGGAAAACTTACAAGAGCTGTTGTAGTATATATTCTTGGCTGGGTATTAGGAAAATTCGGTTTTGTCTCAGGTCAGTCAACGCAGCCGGAAGCAGCCGTTCAAGCCGTTGTAGGAGTATTTGCTATCGGGGTTATCTGCCTTGCAATTGGAGGCGTCATCTCAGCATATAAACTAAAACTAAATCGCGAATCACACGGCATTCTAATCAAAGAAATTGACCGTATTAATAGCGGTGGTTCAATGAAAGAAGTTGATAACAAAACGCGCACTGTAGTGGAAGCGCTAACAGGATTTCCATATGAAAAATGTTTTGGAAACAATAACGTTGGCTATCAGCAGAAGCCAAACATTGACTCAAGTTTAAAAGCATAAGCTTTTTCTCATATAATAAAAAATCTAAAAATGAGGTGGAACAATGTTACAAATGAATGATAAGAAACTTTATAATGATTGGGCTGCTAAAACATCAGATTCTGTTATGAAAAGAAGACCAGAAATTAATACAAAATGGGAATATGAAGATGGAGTTGTTCTTCAAGGGATGGAGCTTGTCTTCAACAAAACAGGTGATAGAAAATATTTGGAATATATAATGAAAAGCATGGATTTATTCGTTGATGAGAACGGCAATATTCCAAAGTATTCATCAAACGAATTCAATATCGATCACATTAACAATGGAAAGGTTCTTCTTGCTCTTTATGAACATACAGAAGATGAGCGCTATAAAAAGGCAGCAGATCTTTTAAGAAGTCAGTTAACAAACCATCCACGCACAAGTGAAGGAGCATTCTGGCATAAGGAAATTTATCCATACCAAATTTGGTTGGACGGTCTTTATATGGGATCTGTATTTTATGCCCGCTACATTAAAGAATTTGGTGAAGAAGCAGAGTTTGAAGATGTGATGAACCAATTTATTCTTTCCTACAAGCATACAAGAGATGAAGAAACAGGTCTTCTTCATCATGCATGGGATGAAAAAAGAGAGCAGCCTTGGTGTAATAAAGAAACAGGCCTTTCAAAACATTATTGGGCACGTTCAATCGGCTGGTATGTGATGGCAATTGTTGATGTACTCGACTACATTCCAGAAAGTTATGAAGGAAGAGCTGTTCTTCTTAATATGTTAGAAGAAACGGTAGAAGCAATGATGAACTATCAAGATAAAGAAACAGGAGTATGGTATCAAATTGTGAACCAGCCGGAGCGAAAAGGAAACTATTTAGAGTCATCTGGATCAGCAATGATGCTATATGCCATTGCAAAAGGTGTGAGAAAGAATTATTTATCACAAGACTGGTTTGAAAAAGCTGAACATATTTATAAAGGGATTATTGATGAATTTATCTTAACAACAAAAGACGGGTTAGTGAATGTTAATAAAATATGCCAAGTGGCAGGACTCGGCGGAAAAGATAAACGAGATGGCTCGTTTGCATACTATATTAGTGAACCGATTGTAACTAATGACCACAAAGGGGTTGGACCATTCATTCTTGCAAGTGCTGAAATGGAAATGCTGTATGAGGAGCGAAAATAAAAAAAGAGTTCTAGCATTTGCTAGAACTCTTTTTTATTTGCAAACAGCTCTAACGTGTATGCTTCTAAAATGTATCCACTAATTTCTAAATTCATTTCGCTTCCCCTCTTTTGTATAAAATAAAGCCGCATCATGTTGATGCGGCTTAACCGTCTACCGAGCTAACCAACCGCCATCAACGGCTAAAATATGCCCGTTCATATAGTCAGAAGCTTGACTTGCCAAGAATACCGCTGTTCCCATTAAATCTACTGGAGTTGCCCAGCGTCCAGCAGGGATGCGACTTAAAATTTCTTTGTTACGCTGTTCATCTGCACGGATAGGGGCTGTATTCGCTGTTTCTACATATCCAGGTGCAATGGCATTTACTTGGATGTTATGTTCAGCAAGCTCATTCGCAAATGACTTTGTAAGCCCTGTTACAGCATGTTTGCTTGCTGTATAAGAAGGAACAAATTTTCCACCTTGGAAAGAAAGCATAGAAGCGATATTAATAATTTTACCACTCCTTTGTTCAGCCATTACCTTTGCTGCTTCTTGACTTAAAAAGTAAACAGCATCTTGGTTAATCGCCATTACCTCATCCCAGTCTTCTTCTTTATATTGAAGGATAGGAGCACGTCGGATAGTTCCAGCGTTATTAATTAAAATATCAATCTTTTTATAGATTTTAAGACACTCTGAAACTACCTGTTTAATAGCTGTGCGATCTGATAAATCTGCTTGATGGAAATGAACATTTCCTCCTGCTTCTTCCACAAGAGTTCGTGTTTCATCCCACTCTTTTCCATGTGTTACAATAAACAAATCCGCACCGGCTTTAGCGAGACCAACAGCACAGCCTTGACCTAGTCCTTTATTTCCCCCTGTCACAATTGCCACTTTCCCGTTAAGGCGGAAGAAGTCCATTGAAAATGAGCTTACATCTTTTGTCATTTACATGTTCCTCCTTAGCGTAAGTCTTTCATTTTGACATGATCCATATCATCATACGTAATGTTTTCTCCGCACATTCCCCAAATGAACGTATAGTTGCTTGTTGCTGTTCCAGTATGAATAGACCAGCTTGGAGAGATTGCTGCTTGTTCATTTTTCATTACAAGGTGTCTTGTCTCATTGGGTTTTCCCATAAAGTGAAAAACGCGTGTATCAGGCTCCATATCAAAATATAAATATACTTCCATACGGCGTTCATGTGTATGACAAGGCATGGTGTTCCAAACGCTTCCCGGAGAAAGCATTGTTAAGCCCATTTGAAGCTGGCAGCTTTCACAAATGTTAGGGTGAATATATTGATAAATGTTGCGCTCGTTTAGCGTTCCTTGCTCACCTTTATGAAGAGGATCAATTTTCTTAATATCAATCTTTACCGTCGGATATGTATGGTGCGCTGGTGTTGAGTTAATATAAAATTTCGCAGGGTTGTTTGCATCTTTTGAACGAAACTTAACGTCTTTCGTTCCGCGTCCAACATATAGTCCATCTCGACCTTTCATTTCATATTCGACACCATCAAGAATAACAGTTCCGTCTGCTCCAATGTTAATAATACCTAGTTCGCGACGCTCTAGAAAATAACTCACACCAAGCTCTTTATCTAATTTAATTGTTAATTCTTCTTGACTAGGAGTGACTCCACCGAAAATCATGCGGTCGTTATGTGTATATGTTAGATGAACATGATCTGCTTCAAAAAGAGTTTCAACTAAAAAGTTTTGGCGTAATTCCTCTGTTGTTTGCTTTTTTACATCTTCAGGATGATGTGCATAACGAGTTTCCATTTTTCATTCTCCTTTTCGTCAGTAGTTTATTGAAGAGCCATTCTTACATTTTGAACTTTTTCAACATATTGGCGGGCAAGAAGAGAGATTTGAGAGAAATCGCCTGTTTTGGCAGGAGCCATTAGCTTTCCTCCAACTCCAACAGCAATGCATCCACTTCTAATCCAATCTTCCACATTATCAAGATCAACGCCGCCTGTTGGCATAATGTTTACTTGGGGAAGAGGAGCTTTCACAGCTTTAACGTAGTCAGGACCAAATGCGCTTCCTGGGAAGAGCTTTACAACGTCAACTCCGTAACGAAGCGCTTCCTTCATCTCAGTGACCGTCATACAACCAGGAATATACGGAACACCATACAAATTGCAAAGTTTTGCTGTTTCAACATCAAAGCAAGGGCTTACAATAAACTGTGCACCAGCAAGGATAGCGGTGCGGGCTGTAACAGAGTCAAGAACTGTACCAGCTCCAATGCACACGTTAACATTTTTATCGTGCTTAAAAGAGAGGTCTTTAATAACTTCCTCAGCTCCTTGAATTGTAAAGGTTACTTCAATTCCTGTAATCCCCCCTGCAATACAAGCTTCTGAAGTTTGAATCGCTTCTTCCTTTGAATCGCCTCTTACAACGGCAACAATACCGCATTCTGAGATCTTTGACAACACCAGTAATTTTTTCATCGCATCCTCCAAAAAAGGGAATTATACTAAAAATATTTCAAATAAAAGATAATTAATAGTATTCGGAAAATTATAACTTCATTATATAAGAAGAGGGTCAAAACTTCAATGAATAAATGTGAGCAAAGGGTTTTAAAAAGCTTGAAAATATAGATATGTAAGTGAATACAAGTTTCCACTTTTCACCTATTATTCCCTGTTTTTAAACGTATTTAGAAAGTGAAGAGGAAGTTGCGAAGCTCCTTCTATACTCATCTGTGCTATCTTTTCTTAAATCATGTAAAATAAGAGATAAGGTTGAATTTAGCGGCTATGAAAGGAGCATACCCTTATGGAGAAAAAACGAACAAGAGCGGAAGAACTAGCATGGACAAGGGAGCGCATTTTAAAAACGGCACAAAATTTATTTATGGAGAAAGGCTACCGGGCAGTATCGACACGAGAAATTGCCTCTGAATGCGGCATTACACAGCCAGCATTATATTATCACTTTTCTGATAAAGAGTCATTGTACGTGGCAATGCTTCAAGGATTCGTTGCTAAGATTGGCAAACGTTTAAAGTCTGTGTCTAAACCAACAGTAGCAGAGCGATTAGAAACAATGCTTGAAGTTCTCTCTGAAGAACATCCGTCAAGCATGATGATGATGCTTCACGATACGCTTGTTGAATTTAAGGAAGAAAACAGACGTTTTATTTTTAAGCTTTGGAAGGAGGCATATTTAGATTCGTTTGTTGCTGTTTTTGAAGAGATGAAAAACGAAGGAACATTAAGGGAACAAATTTCTCCGGAAGAGGCAGCACGTTTTTGTTTGCTTACTTTAGGACAAACAATGTCAACATGGGAAGGAAAACCACAATCTTTAGCAGGACAGTTCAAAACGCTTGTTGATCTTATTTTACATGGAACAAAGAAAACAGAAAGCTAGCACATCGAAAGATTGTCAAAAAAAAGAGCACTGTGATATAAATGGGGGTGTGAGTAGGAATCCCCCCCGCAATATCGCATTACTAACATTTATTTATCAGTTGATAAGTGAAATGGTTTTATGATATAACGTGAGTGAGGAAGTTGTTTTTAAAACTTATCAATTGATTAATAAAGGAGAGAAGCAGCAATGTAAGGCAGGAGGAGAAATTTTTTTAAGATAAACTTATCAAATGATAAATAGAAAGAGGGGATAATATGAATCATTTTATGAAAAAACTCATAAGGGGAATTGTTGGTAAAAAAGGCCGCTG
The sequence above is a segment of the Priestia filamentosa genome. Coding sequences within it:
- a CDS encoding UxaA family hydrolase, with protein sequence MKNIIKIHEADNVAVALRSFRDKEKITVAGDEVEVKGGIKSGHKIALTDIAQGENIIKYGAPIGHATESIAKGEWIHTHNTKTNLSDKIEYTFQQNLIHNTGVKEHRTFKGYRRKDGNVGIRNELWIVPTVGCVNGIGERMIKEFELEVGPNNPFDNMMVLKHNYGCSQLGDDHVNTRTILTKMVKHPNAAGVLVLGLGCENNGLEDFKEALGSFDENRIKFLRSQDVEDEIEEGVKLLKEISAAASNDRREEVPLSELKVGLKCGGSDGLSGITANPLLGRFSDWLIAQGGTSVLTEVPEMFGAETLLMERAKNEEVFHKIVDLINDFKSYFLAHNQPIYENPSPGNKEGGITTLEDKSLGCTQKAGISPVVDVLKYGESLEAKGLNLLSAPGNDLVASTALGASGCQIVLFTTGRGTPFGTFVPTMKISTNTSIYEKKKHWIDFNAGTLVEEENEETSLDRFITYITSVANGELVNNEKNSFREIAIFKSGVTL
- a CDS encoding Gfo/Idh/MocA family protein → MKKYAICGVSNRALGMFIKPMLTTFSDHKIVSLLDHDEARFDACKKRFPTLAMTPVYFPEEFQMMVEREKPDAVIVAGRDDTHVDYIMKALENNLDVVTEKPMVTTAEDARKVMEAEKNSEGSVKVTFNYRYNPYHRKIKEMILDGKLGRITSVDLNWYIDTYHGASYFKRWNRYRERSGGLSIHKSTHHFDLVNWWLNDVPEEVFAYGSLHYYGEEGEWNPLRESGRYCGTCHVKDRCHYYQRWNNRSESRTVHDDHLQQDMMNGNQAMYTNYRPDACIFDDDIEIEDTYAATIKYKKGALLSYSINFSLPYEGYRLAINGTKGRIETMEYHEPSRIPFQFPKQKIDYFPLFGAKESIEVVETEGGHGGGDPLLLEELFLGRDPLRNYDILAGTEAGAYSIAVGEGVWRSVQEKRPISIESLLNCKEKSRK
- a CDS encoding MFS transporter, with the protein product MQRKIGLSHQLAYGSANLLGSGALAISGAWLMYFYTTFCGLSIIQAAAIFSIASVVDAVSNPVMGFITDNFHKTRLGKRFGRRKFFILLGIPLMLVYPMLWVEGFGFWYYLLTYILFELIYTSVMVPYETIAAEMTTDFGLRSKLTGFKAIFGKIANFLAAFIPGRFIAEYGQDSPLPFFYTGLLYGGIMVIALISLYIFSWERSANEIKDERTGSLWESLKKLFIDMISTFRVRTFRHHLGMYLFGFGAEWLFASAFTYFIVFGLGQSSELVSNLLSFSSIMQLISTAFFIWLCVKMGFARPFRIALNVVILSVIGYTALYFTGSENLVILLFAITMFFGLGTGGVFYIPWNVYTFLADVDEAVTGRRREGLYAGVMTFAGKLTRAVVVYILGWVLGKFGFVSGQSTQPEAAVQAVVGVFAIGVICLAIGGVISAYKLKLNRESHGILIKEIDRINSGGSMKEVDNKTRTVVEALTGFPYEKCFGNNNVGYQQKPNIDSSLKA
- a CDS encoding glycoside hydrolase family 88/105 protein, coding for MLQMNDKKLYNDWAAKTSDSVMKRRPEINTKWEYEDGVVLQGMELVFNKTGDRKYLEYIMKSMDLFVDENGNIPKYSSNEFNIDHINNGKVLLALYEHTEDERYKKAADLLRSQLTNHPRTSEGAFWHKEIYPYQIWLDGLYMGSVFYARYIKEFGEEAEFEDVMNQFILSYKHTRDEETGLLHHAWDEKREQPWCNKETGLSKHYWARSIGWYVMAIVDVLDYIPESYEGRAVLLNMLEETVEAMMNYQDKETGVWYQIVNQPERKGNYLESSGSAMMLYAIAKGVRKNYLSQDWFEKAEHIYKGIIDEFILTTKDGLVNVNKICQVAGLGGKDKRDGSFAYYISEPIVTNDHKGVGPFILASAEMEMLYEERK
- the kduD gene encoding 2-dehydro-3-deoxy-D-gluconate 5-dehydrogenase KduD; the protein is MTKDVSSFSMDFFRLNGKVAIVTGGNKGLGQGCAVGLAKAGADLFIVTHGKEWDETRTLVEEAGGNVHFHQADLSDRTAIKQVVSECLKIYKKIDILINNAGTIRRAPILQYKEEDWDEVMAINQDAVYFLSQEAAKVMAEQRSGKIINIASMLSFQGGKFVPSYTASKHAVTGLTKSFANELAEHNIQVNAIAPGYVETANTAPIRADEQRNKEILSRIPAGRWATPVDLMGTAVFLASQASDYMNGHILAVDGGWLAR
- the kduI gene encoding 5-dehydro-4-deoxy-D-glucuronate isomerase; translated protein: METRYAHHPEDVKKQTTEELRQNFLVETLFEADHVHLTYTHNDRMIFGGVTPSQEELTIKLDKELGVSYFLERRELGIINIGADGTVILDGVEYEMKGRDGLYVGRGTKDVKFRSKDANNPAKFYINSTPAHHTYPTVKIDIKKIDPLHKGEQGTLNERNIYQYIHPNICESCQLQMGLTMLSPGSVWNTMPCHTHERRMEVYLYFDMEPDTRVFHFMGKPNETRHLVMKNEQAAISPSWSIHTGTATSNYTFIWGMCGENITYDDMDHVKMKDLR
- a CDS encoding bifunctional 4-hydroxy-2-oxoglutarate aldolase/2-dehydro-3-deoxy-phosphogluconate aldolase yields the protein MKKLLVLSKISECGIVAVVRGDSKEEAIQTSEACIAGGITGIEVTFTIQGAEEVIKDLSFKHDKNVNVCIGAGTVLDSVTARTAILAGAQFIVSPCFDVETAKLCNLYGVPYIPGCMTVTEMKEALRYGVDVVKLFPGSAFGPDYVKAVKAPLPQVNIMPTGGVDLDNVEDWIRSGCIAVGVGGKLMAPAKTGDFSQISLLARQYVEKVQNVRMALQ
- a CDS encoding TetR/AcrR family transcriptional regulator — translated: MEKKRTRAEELAWTRERILKTAQNLFMEKGYRAVSTREIASECGITQPALYYHFSDKESLYVAMLQGFVAKIGKRLKSVSKPTVAERLETMLEVLSEEHPSSMMMMLHDTLVEFKEENRRFIFKLWKEAYLDSFVAVFEEMKNEGTLREQISPEEAARFCLLTLGQTMSTWEGKPQSLAGQFKTLVDLILHGTKKTES